From Pseudoramibacter sp.:
TCCGTCCCGTCTAAAAGATACTTCCCCGAGGTTGGAAAAGCCAGGCCGTTTAAAATTCTGAACAGGGTGGATTTGCCGCAGCCGTTAGGCCCCTGAATGCAGTAGCACTTTCCTTGCTCGAAATCATAGGTGATGTCGCAAAGCGCCGGAATCTGATGATAATGATAGTTGAGATGTTCAAGGCGAATCATTGACATGTCTACACCCCTTTCTGAGTTTTCACAAAAAACAGGACCATTATCGCGGCAACACCCAGATACAGCAGATCGTATCCCGAAAACCGATGGCTTTCGTAGCAGCGGTAACGCCCGTCAAAACAGCGGCAGGCCATGGCCTCCGACGTCTCTTCGGCCATCTTTCGGGATTTTAAAAACGTCGTGCCCAGAATCCCGTCGACTTTGGCGTGTTTCCAGCTGTCTCTGCCGACACTGCGCAGAGTGACGGCTTCCAGAAGCTGATTGCTGTAGTCGCCGAGAATCATCAAAAAGCGCATGGTCATGTCCAAAATCATCACCAGCATCGACGTCCCTTCGGTCAGGCTGAAAGCCTGGGTGAGGTCCTGCCAGTCCGCCACGCTGTTTAACACGGCGATGACCATCACCGATTCCAGCACCTTCAATGTCACCGTGAACATCGTTTTGGGATGGCCGAAGAAAACGGCCGGCAGCATGATGAGCAGCGTGAAAATCGCCGGAAGGATCAGCGCTTTTAATATGTGGGCGATTTCGTCCGGCGGCAGCATCGCCGTCCGGAATAATTCGACGGTAATGATGGTGATCACAAAAACCGCATTGCGGGAAAGGGCGCAGAGCAGAATGCACAAAACCGCAGCCCCCACCCGAAGCACCGGCAGAACCCGGCTCCGGGTGTCCGGCTTTCTTTCCATGTCCCGGTTTAAAAGGCGGCCTGTGAGCTTTAGAATTTTAAGATTGAGTTTCACTGCAGGCCCTCCCCTCTGTTTTTCCGCCGCGACGCCAGCTTAAACACGATGATCAGAAGCGCCGTGCCGATGAGGGCGGAAAGGATATAGCCGAAGCCGGCAGGCAGCCCCTTTAATGAATAATCCGGCATCAGGGCCCGGTAGCTGAGCCCCTGCTTCATGCCCTGAGGGGTGTAGCCGATGCCGGTTTTGGCGATTTCGCCTTTGTCCCATTCGCCCCAGGCGCTTCCCGCCGCAAGGAGCCCCAGGGGCGTGGCGACGATGAGCAGCACTAAAAAGACTTTCAGGGGCAGGGCTGTTTTGCCTTCACCCTTCGCTTCTCCAAACTGTCCGCCTGTTTTTCGAACGAAGGTCAAAACGGCCACTGTGAAAATCACCTCCGCCAGCCCAAACAGGGTCAGATGTCCGATCATCATCACCGGAATCGAGACGTTAAGCCCGTAGGGACAGTACAGGGCGTTGCCCGCAGCGTCCCGAAACAGCATGGGCTGGATGCCGAACTCGACCGCCGCGCAGAACGCCGCCGCGTTAATGCCCGCATAGCTGCCAAGCCCCGCGCTGATCAACTCCCGGCGGCCGCCGGTCTTTTTCCCCAAAAGGAGGCGGTAAATGCCATAGCCCACAAAGGGCAGCACAAAGGCCATGTTAAAACAATTCGCCCCAAAAGATAAAATGCCTCCGTCTCCGAAGATCAGCGCCTGAAGCAGCAGGGCGATGCTCATGGACAGACAGGCGGCGTAAGGCCCCAGCAGAACCGCGATCAGAGTTCCGCCCACGGCGTGGCCAGTCGTGCCCCCGGGCATGGGGATATTAAACATCATGGCCAGAAATGAAAAAGCCGCCGCGACCCCCATGGCCGGGATCTTGTCCCGGGGCAGCTCTTTTTTGACTTTGTGAACCGAAAGCGCCCACACCGGCACCATCGCTGCCGCCATGACGCCGCAGGTCTGCGGGCTTAAATAATTATCCGGAATATGCATGGCTCTCTTTTTTCCTCAATACTTTTTTCCTGACAAAAAACCGCAAAAACAAAATGTTTTTGCGGTTTTAAAAATGCTGTCTTAATGCTTATTTGGCTTCCGCAACGACGCGGCAGGACTGAATCAGATAAGAGATGGACGTGGCGCCCGGGTCCTGATGACCGAGGGAGCGTTCGCCCAGATATCTTGCACGGCCCTTGGTCGCGACGATGGTCTTGGTGTATTCCACACCTTTCCACGCGGCGTCTTCGGCATCTTTGAAAGCTTCTGCCACGGATTTGCCGTCTGCAATGGCTTTGTCGTAGGCTTCTTTGGCCGGGCAGATGGCGTCGAGCATCGTCTTTTCGCCTGTTGTGGATTTGCCGGCTTTTTCGATGCTGGCGATTGCGGCGCCGAACATTTCGCTGATGTCTTCAGGGCTCAGTTCTTCCTTGCCCTTGGCTTTCATACTGGCTTTGACAAAAGCCATGCCGTACAGCGGGCCGGAAGCGCCGCCGACTTTTGACATCAAGGTCATGCCGACGGTTTTCACGATATCGCTGATCGCTTTGTCTTTAACGCCTGGGATCTTTTCCATGACGGCCTTCATCCCACGGTTCATGTTGATGCCGTGGTCGCCGTCGCCGATGGCCTGGTCGAGATCGGTCAATTCCTGATGATGTTCTTCAATCCGCTGATCAAAGGCATCGATAAATTTCAATACATCTTCTTTTGTAGCTGCCATGTTCATTGCCTCTTTTCGTATTTGTTTTTAACAAAAGAATGACAGGCACAAAGGCCTGCCAATCTTTTTTAATTCTCTGGATTAATTCAGATTAGTCCTGGGTGAATGCAATCGTATCAGCCGGCGCGTTGAGCAGTTCTTTCATTTCGTCGTCCAGTTTGAGCAGTGAAATGGAAGCCCCTGCCATATCGATGGAAGTCATGATGTTGCCGACGAAGGATTTTGCAATCTTGATGCCCTTGTCAGCCAGCACGTCGTGGACGCGTTTGTTCATGATGTAGAGTTCCATAAGCGGTGTTGCGCCTGAACCGTTGACCATCACGGCCACTTCGGAGCCGGAGTAATCGACGTCGTCGCCTAAAATGTGGCTGAGCAGTTCGTCGACGATCGCGTTGGCCGGCTGTAATTTTTCACGGCTGATCCCTGGTTCGCCATGGATCCCGATCCCGATTTCCATTTCGTCTTCGCCTAATTCAAAGCCCGGTTTGCCTGCTGCAGGAATCGTAGAAGGTTTCAGAGCAGCGCCCATGGTTCTGGTGTTGGCGATGACTTTTTCAGCAACAGCCTTGACTTCTGCGAGGCTTGCGCCTGCTTCAGCCTTGGCACCGGCGATCTTGTGAACGAAAATGGTACCGGCCACGCCGCGGCGGTCTTCTTTTTTATCGACAGCGACGTCGTCGTTGGTGACGACTTCGTCAACTTCGATGCCGTCTGCCATGTCGGCAGCCATTTCGAAGTTCATGACATCGCCTGAATAATTCTTAACGACCATCAAGACGCCCTTGCCTGCATCGGCTGCGTTAATGGCTTCGAGGATCTGATCCGGCGCCGGTGAGGTGTAAATTGCACCTGGGACTGCCGCATCGAGCATGCCTTTTCCGACGAAACCAGCGTGTGCCGGTTCATGGCCGGAGCCGCCGCCTGAAATGATCGCGACTTTGCCTTCTTTTTTCTGTGCTCTGACAATGACGTCTGTTCCTTCTAAGCGTTCTACTTTGTCAGGATACGCATCGCACATGCCTTCGAGCATTTCGTTTTCGACATCTTCAACAGCGTTAATAAATTTTTTCATTTGAATAACCCTCCTCAAGAGTAGTTCTTATATTTTGATTATAGCATGAAATCTATTAAATATAAATAAATTTACCTAACTTTTTCACGAGCGAAATCGTTTGTATTATTTTGTGAAGAAGGCGATATCATGCAGCACTTTTTTGTCCACATCGAAAGGCGCTTTTTTGAGCTTGTCCGGCTTCTTGGAAAGCACGTCCACCGCATAATCCAGATCCTGATCCGAAAGCTTGTCGGCGCCGCACAGGGCTTCGTAAAAGTTTTGATAATCGTCTAAGGATTTAAACCCCGCCATTTGAAGGGCAGCTTCCCGGTCTGCCTTGTCCGCTGCGGCGAGATAACCGGCCTGAAAATACCCGACGGCCCGGCCGTGGGCCATGTGCTGGTTGTAAGTCACCGGATAGGACAGGCCGTGGGGCAGCGTCGTGCCGTCCTGGGCGATGGCCATGCCTGCGAGGGCCGAGGCGTTCATCATATTGTTATAATCGGTGTCTTCCGCCGGTCTTTCTCCCAGAAGCACAGCTTTGTTCCGTTTCCAGACCCGCAGCCCTGCGGCCACGCACATATGGGTGCAGTCGTCGGCATCCGCGTTGATGAAGGCTTCCCACAAATGAGCCAGGGCGTCAATCGCGGTGTTGTGCAGCACCGAAATCGGCGCCGTCTTTAAATACCGGCCGTCGACAAGGGCGTAGTTCGCAAAAATTTTGTGAGGAATGGAGCCCTTCGTCTTCTGGGCGTGAATGGTCAGGACTGAAACCGGTGTCACTTCCGAGCCAGTGCCGCAGGTGGTCGGCACTTCGACAATGGGCAGGGTCGAACTGTCGGCGCCCTTCTTATAAAGATAGTCCCGGTCTTCGCCGGGGTGCTTGAGCATCAAGGCGATGGCCTTCGCCGCGTCGAGGGGTGAGCCGCCGCCGATGCCGATGACCATGTCCGCCTGGTGTTCTGCGCCGAAGTCCCGGGCCTTCATTACGGTTTCAATCGATGGATTTTCTTCGACTTCATCAAAAAGAAAGTGATCGACCTTTTGATCATCAAGGGCCTTGCATACGTCGTCATAAGAGCCGTTGGCCTTGGCCGAATGGCGCCCGGTGACAATCAGCGCGCACTTTCCAAGCTGGCCGATTTCCTCGCGGTGGTGCCACACACAATCTGCCTCTTGATACAATTTCGCTGGCATATAAAATCTCATTTTGAACTCCTCCACTTTGCCTTTGTTTCTTTATATTTTAGCACATCTCTGCAAATATCTATTCAAATCGTCAGGATTATGTCTAATGATAAAATGCGCCTTAAATTATTGTAAATGATTGAAATTATTTTAATCTTTTTTGGTGTAAACCCTTTACACAAAAAAATATTTATGCTATCATAATTTTACAAAGAATTGTAATCATTAACAAAATAAAAAGCTGGAGAACATGGAGAAGCAAACAAAAGACAACTTAATCGTTGAGTAAAGTTATTTATGTTCTTTTTTTGTGTCATTAATATTCTTTTGATTTAATCACACCGCCACCGCGGTGTATTAAATAAACAACATTTATAAACGAGGGGGTTTATATTATGGCAAAGTATGTTATGGCTTGCGACGCTGGGACAACTAGTTCACGTGCCATTCTGTTTAATCACGATGGTGAAATCGTTTCTGTTGCACAGCACGAATTCCCGCAGATTTATCCGCATTCAGGCTGGGTAGAACACGATCCAATGCAGATCTGGGCAACCCAGAACGCCGTTTGCGCTGAAGCGATGGCAAAAGTCAACGCGACAGCAGCGGATGTTGCAGCAATCGGGATCACCAACCAGCGTGAAACCACAATCGTTTGGGACCGCAAAACAGGGGAACCGGTCTACAACGCAATCGTATGGCAGTGCCGCCGTACCGCAAGCTACGCAGATCGTTTCAACTCGATTCCTGGATTCGCAGATTATGTCCAGAAGACCACAGGTTTGATTCTTGACCCGTACTTCTCATCCACAAAACTGTTATGGATCCTCGATCACGTTGACGGCGTCCGTGAAAGAGCTGAAAAAGGCGAACTCGCATTCGGGACTGTCGACTGCTGGCTGCTCTGGAAATTAACAGAAGGCCGCGTCCACGCGACAGACTATTCAAACGCATCCAGAACCATGCTGTTCAACATCAACACCCTGGAATGGGATGACAAACTGTGCGAAACCTTCGAATGCCCGAAATCATTATTGCCGAAGGTTCAGCCTTCATCCAGCAAATTCGGTGTCACCACATTGTTCGGCGGCGGCGAAATTCCAATAACCGGTATCGCAGGCGACCAGCAGTCCGCATTGTTCGGCCAGGCTTGCTTCAAAGCCGGGATGGCAAAGAACACTTACGGCACAGGCTGCTTCATGCTGATGAACACTGGCGAAAAACCGGTTAAATCTGAAAACGGCCTGTTAACCACAATTGCCTGGGGCATCAACGGCAAAGTCAATTACGCTCTTGAAGGTTCTATCTTCGTAGCCGGCGCAGCCATCCAGTGGCTCCGTGATGAACTCCGCTTAATCGATACCTCACCAGACTCTGAACACTTCGCTAAGAAAGTTGCGGACACCAACGGCGTCTACGTCGTACCTGCCTTTACAGGACTTGGCGCACCGCGCTGGGATCCCTACGCACGCGGCTGCATTGTCGGCTTGACCCGCGGCGCCAACAAGAACCACATCATCCGCGCAACCCTCGAATCTCTCGCCTATCAGACAAGAGACATCCTCGACGCGATGGAAAAAGACTCCGGTATCGCACTGCAGTCTCTGAAAGTTGACGGCGGCGCTTCCAACAACAACTTCTTAATGCAGTTCCAGGCTGATATCCTCGGCTGCCCAGTTGACCGTCCGTCAATCGTTGAAACCACCGCTGAAGGCGCTTCTTACCTGGCTGGTCTGGAAGTCGGCTTCTGGGATGATTTACAAGATGTTGTCGACCACTGGCAGATCGACCGTACTTTCGAACCTATGATGGATGCTGAAACCCGTGCTAAATTGTACAAGGGCTGGACAAAAGCTGTCGGCCGTTCAGAAAAATGGGTAGATCCGGAAGACGCAGAAGAATAATTTAAAGTTTAACCGTCATTTAAACTCTCCGACGCCGCTGGGTGTCGGAGAGTTTATCCGTGAACAACCGCCAACTGTCTTTATGAACTGAACCGAAGGGGGGATCAATGACCACAAAAAAATGTCAGCACTTACTGGAAAAAAATCCGATCATCGCGGCTATCCGCAATCCAAAAGACATTTATGATGCTGTCGCTTCTCCCTGCCAAATTGTCTTTCTTCTGACAGGCAACATTTACAATCTCAAGACCATGATTGACTACATCAATGTTGCCGGCAAATACGCCTTCGTGCATTTGGATCTGTTAAAAGGTTACGGACAAGATCATTATTTCGTCAAATACCTTAAAGAAGAACTTCATCCAACAGGCATCATTTCAACGCGGAACTCATTAATTTCAATAGCGAAGCGCGAAAATCTGATGACCATTCAGCGTTTATTTCTTCTCGATTCATCAGCAATGGATGTGACCATCTCGGCTGCTAAAAAAATCAAGCCCGATGCGGTCGAAGTCCTTCCCGGTCTGGTTTCCAAAGTCATCCGAAAAGTGAATGCTGAATTGTCGATTCCGATTATCACGGGTGGTTTTATCGAAACCGAAGATGAAGTGAAAAACTGTATCCGCGCAGGTTCGATTTCATCAAGTACTTCTCACAAGCCTTTGTGGGATAAATTCGATGCCGTAAAAATTTTTAGAGAAAACCTTAACAAAGCATCGGATTCTGTGTTAAAATAAAGACAAGCGATTAAAACTTAATGATTTATGGCAATGGAGAGCCGCACAATCTAAATGATAGGTGGATTATCATTTTTTGTTGTGTGGTTTTTTATTTGTAAATTTTATCATTCATCAAGGAGGATTTTATTATGTATGATATCGCTATAATAGGTGCCGGTATCGCCGGATCCTACGTAGCACGGGAACTCGCCCGTTATCAACTGAACGTCGTATTGATCGACGGTGAAAATGATGTCGCGAACCAGATCACAAAAGCGAACTCCGCTATTGTCCACGCCGGTTACGACGCAATCCCTGGCAAGAAAAAAGGGTTATTCAATGCGCCTGGCAACATCATGTACGAAAAGGTCTGCCGGGATTTAGGGGTCCCGTTTAAGCGCACAGGCTCATTGGTTGTCGCCCACACCGAACGCGAAATGATGACGCTGCAGCGTCTGTATCAGCGCGGTGTCATGAACGGCGTGCCGGATATGCGCATCGTCTTCCAGGACGAAGTTCACGAAATGGAAGAAAACCTCGCACCGGATATCTGCGGCGCTCTGTACGCTGGCACAGCCGGCCTGGTCTCCCCTTACGAACTGGGGATCAAAGTTGCTGAAAACGCGGTGGACAACGGCGTTGAACTCAAACTCAACCACCTGGTCACCAACATCGCCAAAAAAGACGACGGCACTTTCAAAATCGAAACCACAGAAGAAGATATCGAAGCGAAATACGTGGTCAACGCGGCCGGTGTTTACGCCGATGATATTTACAAGATGGTCGGCGATCCTTACTTCAAGATCCTCGCCCGCCGCGGTGTGTACTTCATCTTTGATAAAGAAATCGGCGATCTGGTCCACAACGTCATCTTCCCGTGCCCGACCAAGAACGGGAAAGGGATCCTGGTCTCCCCGACTGTCCACGGCAACCTGTTAATCGGCCCAGATGCCATGCCTGTCAAGAAAGGCGACATCGACACCACTCAGGACCGTCTGGACTACATCAAAGCCAACGCCCTCAAGAACTGTCCTGAACTGGAACACTACTTCAACAAGATTATTCGTTCTTACGCCGGAACCCGGAACACCCCTGTTGCCGATACTTACACCACAACAGACGGCGACTTCATCATCGAAGAATCACCGGTCAAGAACTTTGTCAACTTTGCTGGTTACGAATCACCAGGGCTTACTTCAGCACCTGCTTCTGCCACCTATTGCGTGGAAGACGTCATCCTGCCGATGCTCGAAAGAGACGGCGTCCACGTCGAAGAAAACAAAGATTTCAATCCGAAGACCCGTCCGCACATCATCTTCAACCAGCTCAGCGATGAAGACAAGAAGAAAGCCATTGAAAAAGATCCGCGCTACGGCAAGATCATCTGCCGCTGCGAATCCATCACAGAAGCTGAAATCGTCGACGTCATCAATCGTAACGTCGGTGCGACAACGGTCCGTGGCGTCACCAAACGCTGCCGTCCAGGTGCTGGCCGCTGCCAAGGCGGTTTCTGCCAGCCAAGAGTTGTTGAAATCTTAGCCCGTGAACTCGGCTGCGACATGGAAGACATCATGTACGATGCGAAGGATAAGGGCTACATCCTCAGCGGAAAGACAAAGAATCAGTAAGGGGAGGTTTTTACACGATGTATGATATTATTGTAATCGGAGGTGGCCCTGCTGGATTGGCCGCCGCTGTTGAAGCCAAAAAAGAAGGCGTCGATAACATTTTAATCCTCGAAAGAGACCGTGAACTCGGCGGCATCTTAAACCAGTGCATCCACAACGGTTTTGGTCTGCACACCTTTAAAGAACAGCTGACCGGTCCTGAATACGCCGGCCGCTATATCGACATGGCCATGGATCTGAAGATTCCGTACAAACTGAACACCATGGTGCTCGATCTGGAAAGAAAAGATGATGACACGAAAGTGGTCCACGCCATCAACGAAGAAGACGGCTATATGGCCCTCGAAGCCAAAGCAGTCATCCTGACCATGGGCTGCCGCGAAAGAACCGCCGGCGCCATCGGCATTCCTGGATTCAGACCTGCCGGCGTCTTCACAGCCGGGACGGCACAGCGCTTCATTAACATGGAAGGCTACATGACCGGGAAAGAAGTGGTCATCTTAGGTTCCGGGGATATCGGACTGATCATGGCCCGCCGTATGACCCTCGAAGGCGCTCACGTCAAATGCGTCTGCGAAATCATGCCTTATTCAAACGGCCTGACCCGTAACATCGTTCAGTGCCTCGACGATTTCAACATTCCGCTGAAACTGTCCCACACCATCACCTTCATCCACGGCAAAGACCGTGTTGAAGCTGTCGATGTCACCCAGGTCGACGAAAACTTAAAACCGATTCCAGGCACCACGGAAACGATCCCGTGCGACACCCTGCTCCTGTCTGTCGGCCTGATTCCTGAAAATGAAATCTCCCGCGGCGCCGGTGTCGAAATCGACCGCAGAACCCAGGGTCCGGCGATTTCCGAACTCTGCGAAACGAACCTGCCTGGCGTCTTTGCCGCCGGCAACGTCGTTCACGTTCACGACCTGGTTGACTTCGTTTCCCAGGAAGCTGCACTGGCTGGCAAGGGCGCTGCCCGCTACGTCAAGGGCCATCTGGAAGAAGACATCAACTTCACGACCGTAAACGGCGACGGCATCGGCAACGTCGTGCCTGAAAAGATCACAGTGGCCAACCTCGACGATTCCGTCAACTGCTACATGCGTGTGCGGAAAGTCAGCACCGACACGGTGATCAACTGCTACATCGGCGACGAAAAAATCGCAACTAAGAAAGCACGCAAATTCGTTCCCGCCGAAATGGTCAACTTCAAAATCAAGAAATCTGATCTTGAAAAATATCATGACGGTGAACTGAAATTTGTCGTTGAACCGAAGGAGGCTTAAGTAACATGAAAAAAGAAATGGTCTGCA
This genomic window contains:
- a CDS encoding energy-coupling factor transporter transmembrane component T — protein: MKLNLKILKLTGRLLNRDMERKPDTRSRVLPVLRVGAAVLCILLCALSRNAVFVITIITVELFRTAMLPPDEIAHILKALILPAIFTLLIMLPAVFFGHPKTMFTVTLKVLESVMVIAVLNSVADWQDLTQAFSLTEGTSMLVMILDMTMRFLMILGDYSNQLLEAVTLRSVGRDSWKHAKVDGILGTTFLKSRKMAEETSEAMACRCFDGRYRCYESHRFSGYDLLYLGVAAIMVLFFVKTQKGV
- the cbiM gene encoding cobalt transporter CbiM, with product MHIPDNYLSPQTCGVMAAAMVPVWALSVHKVKKELPRDKIPAMGVAAAFSFLAMMFNIPMPGGTTGHAVGGTLIAVLLGPYAACLSMSIALLLQALIFGDGGILSFGANCFNMAFVLPFVGYGIYRLLLGKKTGGRRELISAGLGSYAGINAAAFCAAVEFGIQPMLFRDAAGNALYCPYGLNVSIPVMMIGHLTLFGLAEVIFTVAVLTFVRKTGGQFGEAKGEGKTALPLKVFLVLLIVATPLGLLAAGSAWGEWDKGEIAKTGIGYTPQGMKQGLSYRALMPDYSLKGLPAGFGYILSALIGTALLIIVFKLASRRKNRGEGLQ
- the dhaL gene encoding dihydroxyacetone kinase subunit DhaL, with the protein product MAATKEDVLKFIDAFDQRIEEHHQELTDLDQAIGDGDHGINMNRGMKAVMEKIPGVKDKAISDIVKTVGMTLMSKVGGASGPLYGMAFVKASMKAKGKEELSPEDISEMFGAAIASIEKAGKSTTGEKTMLDAICPAKEAYDKAIADGKSVAEAFKDAEDAAWKGVEYTKTIVATKGRARYLGERSLGHQDPGATSISYLIQSCRVVAEAK
- the dhaK gene encoding dihydroxyacetone kinase subunit DhaK — translated: MKKFINAVEDVENEMLEGMCDAYPDKVERLEGTDVIVRAQKKEGKVAIISGGGSGHEPAHAGFVGKGMLDAAVPGAIYTSPAPDQILEAINAADAGKGVLMVVKNYSGDVMNFEMAADMADGIEVDEVVTNDDVAVDKKEDRRGVAGTIFVHKIAGAKAEAGASLAEVKAVAEKVIANTRTMGAALKPSTIPAAGKPGFELGEDEMEIGIGIHGEPGISREKLQPANAIVDELLSHILGDDVDYSGSEVAVMVNGSGATPLMELYIMNKRVHDVLADKGIKIAKSFVGNIMTSIDMAGASISLLKLDDEMKELLNAPADTIAFTQD
- a CDS encoding iron-containing alcohol dehydrogenase family protein, encoding MRFYMPAKLYQEADCVWHHREEIGQLGKCALIVTGRHSAKANGSYDDVCKALDDQKVDHFLFDEVEENPSIETVMKARDFGAEHQADMVIGIGGGSPLDAAKAIALMLKHPGEDRDYLYKKGADSSTLPIVEVPTTCGTGSEVTPVSVLTIHAQKTKGSIPHKIFANYALVDGRYLKTAPISVLHNTAIDALAHLWEAFINADADDCTHMCVAAGLRVWKRNKAVLLGERPAEDTDYNNMMNASALAGMAIAQDGTTLPHGLSYPVTYNQHMAHGRAVGYFQAGYLAAADKADREAALQMAGFKSLDDYQNFYEALCGADKLSDQDLDYAVDVLSKKPDKLKKAPFDVDKKVLHDIAFFTK
- the glpK gene encoding glycerol kinase GlpK; this translates as MAKYVMACDAGTTSSRAILFNHDGEIVSVAQHEFPQIYPHSGWVEHDPMQIWATQNAVCAEAMAKVNATAADVAAIGITNQRETTIVWDRKTGEPVYNAIVWQCRRTASYADRFNSIPGFADYVQKTTGLILDPYFSSTKLLWILDHVDGVRERAEKGELAFGTVDCWLLWKLTEGRVHATDYSNASRTMLFNINTLEWDDKLCETFECPKSLLPKVQPSSSKFGVTTLFGGGEIPITGIAGDQQSALFGQACFKAGMAKNTYGTGCFMLMNTGEKPVKSENGLLTTIAWGINGKVNYALEGSIFVAGAAIQWLRDELRLIDTSPDSEHFAKKVADTNGVYVVPAFTGLGAPRWDPYARGCIVGLTRGANKNHIIRATLESLAYQTRDILDAMEKDSGIALQSLKVDGGASNNNFLMQFQADILGCPVDRPSIVETTAEGASYLAGLEVGFWDDLQDVVDHWQIDRTFEPMMDAETRAKLYKGWTKAVGRSEKWVDPEDAEE
- a CDS encoding glycerol-3-phosphate responsive antiterminator, whose translation is MTTKKCQHLLEKNPIIAAIRNPKDIYDAVASPCQIVFLLTGNIYNLKTMIDYINVAGKYAFVHLDLLKGYGQDHYFVKYLKEELHPTGIISTRNSLISIAKRENLMTIQRLFLLDSSAMDVTISAAKKIKPDAVEVLPGLVSKVIRKVNAELSIPIITGGFIETEDEVKNCIRAGSISSSTSHKPLWDKFDAVKIFRENLNKASDSVLK
- a CDS encoding NAD(P)/FAD-dependent oxidoreductase, encoding MYDIAIIGAGIAGSYVARELARYQLNVVLIDGENDVANQITKANSAIVHAGYDAIPGKKKGLFNAPGNIMYEKVCRDLGVPFKRTGSLVVAHTEREMMTLQRLYQRGVMNGVPDMRIVFQDEVHEMEENLAPDICGALYAGTAGLVSPYELGIKVAENAVDNGVELKLNHLVTNIAKKDDGTFKIETTEEDIEAKYVVNAAGVYADDIYKMVGDPYFKILARRGVYFIFDKEIGDLVHNVIFPCPTKNGKGILVSPTVHGNLLIGPDAMPVKKGDIDTTQDRLDYIKANALKNCPELEHYFNKIIRSYAGTRNTPVADTYTTTDGDFIIEESPVKNFVNFAGYESPGLTSAPASATYCVEDVILPMLERDGVHVEENKDFNPKTRPHIIFNQLSDEDKKKAIEKDPRYGKIICRCESITEAEIVDVINRNVGATTVRGVTKRCRPGAGRCQGGFCQPRVVEILARELGCDMEDIMYDAKDKGYILSGKTKNQ
- a CDS encoding NAD(P)/FAD-dependent oxidoreductase, translated to MYDIIVIGGGPAGLAAAVEAKKEGVDNILILERDRELGGILNQCIHNGFGLHTFKEQLTGPEYAGRYIDMAMDLKIPYKLNTMVLDLERKDDDTKVVHAINEEDGYMALEAKAVILTMGCRERTAGAIGIPGFRPAGVFTAGTAQRFINMEGYMTGKEVVILGSGDIGLIMARRMTLEGAHVKCVCEIMPYSNGLTRNIVQCLDDFNIPLKLSHTITFIHGKDRVEAVDVTQVDENLKPIPGTTETIPCDTLLLSVGLIPENEISRGAGVEIDRRTQGPAISELCETNLPGVFAAGNVVHVHDLVDFVSQEAALAGKGAARYVKGHLEEDINFTTVNGDGIGNVVPEKITVANLDDSVNCYMRVRKVSTDTVINCYIGDEKIATKKARKFVPAEMVNFKIKKSDLEKYHDGELKFVVEPKEA